A section of the Halichoerus grypus chromosome 11, mHalGry1.hap1.1, whole genome shotgun sequence genome encodes:
- the AKIP1 gene encoding A-kinase-interacting protein 1 isoform X1, producing MENCLAAAALNGVDRRALQRTARLGQEVLERAKRRAVDWHSRELPKSGVGVTSRERPYRERRPAAGPQRLLPGEREERQPTLSASFRTMAEFMDYTSSQCGRYYSSVLEEGGAVHVSRYHRGKSELHRCWDSGDGQAENTSKDLYIEVYPGTYSVTVGTNDLTKTQVVAVDSGQSVDLVFPV from the exons ATGGAGAACTGTTTGGCGGCCGCGGCGCTGAACGGGGTGGACCGACGTGCCCTGCAGCGCACGGCTAGGCTGGGTCAAGAAGTGCTGGAGCGGGCCAAGAGGAGGGCGGTGGACTGGCATTCGCGGGAGCTTCCCAAAAGCGGCGTGGGGGTCACTTCCCGGGAGCGGCCCTACCGAGAAAGACGGCCCGCAGCTGGCCCCCAGCGCCTTCTCCCGGGAGAG AGAGAAGAAAGACAACCAACCCTAAGTGCTTCCTTCAGAACAATGGCAGAATTCATGGACTATACTTCAAGTCAGTGCGGG AGATACTATTCATCTGtgctggaggaaggaggggcGGTCCACGTCTCTCGGTATCACAGAGGGAAGTCGGAGCTGCACCGGTGCTGGGACAGTGGGGACGGCCAG GCTGAGAACACCTCTAAGGACCTCTACATAGAAGTATATCCAGGGACCTATTCTGTCACTGTGGGTACAAATGACTTAACCAAGACTCAGGTGGTAGCAGTCGACTCAGGACAAAGTGTGGACTTGGTCTTCCCCGTATGA
- the AKIP1 gene encoding A-kinase-interacting protein 1 isoform X2: MENCLAAAALNGVDRRALQRTARLGQEVLERAKRRAVDWHSRELPKSGVGVTSRERPYRERRPAAGPQRLLPGEREERQPTLSASFRTMAEFMDYTSSQCGTICLPSIIPVPSVEILFICAGGRRGGPRLSVSQREVGAAPVLGQWGRPG, encoded by the exons ATGGAGAACTGTTTGGCGGCCGCGGCGCTGAACGGGGTGGACCGACGTGCCCTGCAGCGCACGGCTAGGCTGGGTCAAGAAGTGCTGGAGCGGGCCAAGAGGAGGGCGGTGGACTGGCATTCGCGGGAGCTTCCCAAAAGCGGCGTGGGGGTCACTTCCCGGGAGCGGCCCTACCGAGAAAGACGGCCCGCAGCTGGCCCCCAGCGCCTTCTCCCGGGAGAG AGAGAAGAAAGACAACCAACCCTAAGTGCTTCCTTCAGAACAATGGCAGAATTCATGGACTATACTTCAAGTCAGTGCGGG ACTATTTGCTTGCCCAGCATCATTCCCGTTCCTTCTGTAGAGATACTATTCATCTGtgctggaggaaggaggggcGGTCCACGTCTCTCGGTATCACAGAGGGAAGTCGGAGCTGCACCGGTGCTGGGACAGTGGGGACGGCCAG GCTGA